Proteins encoded together in one Tepidibacillus fermentans window:
- a CDS encoding YhcN/YlaJ family sporulation lipoprotein: MQTRKIFLFVIATLLVLGLVGCNTNKPLTQSYNDRNVRPYNYDGTRNYGTYNEGAPYYGAPNYAPNYNRVTPYNGATPYANYDNRFRNNVNAEADRLADIAARVNGVHDATVVIAGGNVYVGINLNDRIQTGPQSDAVERNVYHAVKKAAPHYNVYITSDADLLGRLRNIGDGIRNGTPIDRFQTDMRDFNTRFRTYTR; the protein is encoded by the coding sequence TTGCAAACACGCAAAATTTTCTTATTTGTAATCGCAACTCTATTAGTATTAGGATTAGTTGGATGTAATACAAATAAGCCATTGACTCAAAGTTATAACGATCGTAATGTTCGCCCTTACAATTATGATGGAACCAGAAATTATGGTACTTATAATGAGGGGGCCCCATATTATGGCGCACCAAATTACGCGCCGAACTATAACCGAGTAACTCCTTATAATGGAGCCACACCCTATGCCAACTACGACAACAGATTCCGTAATAATGTGAATGCAGAAGCTGATCGATTGGCAGATATTGCTGCTCGTGTAAATGGAGTTCACGATGCAACGGTTGTCATCGCAGGTGGAAATGTTTATGTAGGAATTAATCTAAATGATCGTATCCAAACCGGTCCTCAATCGGATGCAGTGGAACGAAATGTATATCATGCAGTGAAAAAAGCTGCGCCTCATTATAATGTGTATATTACCTCTGATGCTGACCTTTTAGGAAGATTGCGTAATATCGGCGATGGAATTCGTAATGGAACTCCAATCGATCGTTTCCAAACGGATATGCGTGATTTTAACACTCGTTTTCGAACCTATACACGCTAA
- a CDS encoding thymidine kinase, producing the protein MFFYKREGWIEYICGSMFSGKSEELIRRIKRAKYAKQKVQVFKPMIDNRYSEVAVVSHNGNQEEAEPIHYSSEILKKVKDDTDVVAIDEVQFFDMGIVQVCEELANRGIRVICAGLDLDFRGEPFGPSPLLLAKAELVTKLQAICVKCGNPATRTQRLIDGKPAHYHDPVIMVGASERYEARCRHCHEVPGKE; encoded by the coding sequence ATGTTTTTTTATAAAAGGGAAGGATGGATTGAATATATTTGTGGCAGTATGTTTTCAGGGAAAAGCGAGGAATTGATTCGCCGAATTAAACGGGCGAAATACGCCAAACAAAAAGTGCAAGTTTTTAAACCAATGATTGACAATCGCTATAGTGAAGTAGCAGTGGTATCTCATAATGGCAATCAAGAAGAAGCAGAACCGATTCATTATTCATCCGAGATCTTGAAGAAGGTAAAAGACGATACAGATGTTGTTGCCATTGATGAAGTTCAGTTTTTTGATATGGGAATTGTACAGGTTTGTGAAGAGTTAGCAAACCGTGGAATCCGTGTCATTTGTGCAGGTTTAGACTTAGATTTTCGCGGAGAACCGTTTGGCCCATCACCGTTATTATTAGCGAAAGCTGAGCTTGTCACAAAACTGCAAGCCATCTGTGTAAAATGTGGAAATCCAGCTACACGTACTCAACGTCTCATCGATGGTAAGCCTGCTCATTATCATGATCCAGTGATTATGGTGGGAGCCTCTGAAAGATATGAAGCGCGTTGCCGACATTGCCATGAAGTTCCGGGTAAGGAATAA
- the rpmE gene encoding 50S ribosomal protein L31: MKAGIHPNYKITTVTCACGNTFETGSVKENLRVEICSECHPFFTGKQKFVDAGGRVDKFKRKYNMK, encoded by the coding sequence ATGAAAGCAGGAATTCATCCAAATTACAAAATTACAACTGTAACTTGTGCATGTGGCAATACCTTTGAAACAGGTTCAGTAAAAGAGAATCTCCGTGTAGAGATTTGTTCTGAGTGCCATCCATTCTTCACAGGCAAACAAAAATTTGTGGATGCAGGTGGCCGTGTAGATAAATTTAAGAGAAAATACAATATGAAATAA
- the rho gene encoding transcription termination factor Rho encodes MDLNLATLETMKLTELYKLAKEFQIPYYGKMKKQELIFSILKAQAEKAGLMFMEGVLEILPDGYGFLRPINYLPSDEDIYISASQIRKFDLRTGDLVSGKARPPKENERYFGLLHIEAVNGQDPEIAAERLHFPALTPIFPQEKLVLETSPDNLSTRIIDLIAPIGLGQRGLIVAPPKAGKTLLLKEIANAISTNFPEIHLMILLIDERPEEVTDMQRSVKGEVISSTFDELPENHVKVAELVLERAQRLVEAKKDVVILLDSITRLARAYNLVIPPSGRTLSGGIDPAAFHRPKRFFGAARNIEEGGSLTILATALIETGSRMDDVIYEEFKGTGNMELHLDRKLAERRIFPAIDIKRSGTRREELLLTKEELDKLWLIRKTMSDNPDFIEIFLKKLKNTKNNAELISIIDPQKGLKN; translated from the coding sequence TTGGATTTAAATTTAGCGACATTAGAAACGATGAAATTGACAGAACTATATAAACTTGCGAAGGAATTTCAGATACCCTATTACGGAAAAATGAAAAAACAGGAGTTAATCTTCTCTATTTTAAAGGCGCAAGCAGAAAAAGCAGGGCTTATGTTTATGGAAGGAGTATTAGAGATTCTTCCAGACGGATATGGATTTCTTCGGCCGATCAATTATCTTCCAAGTGATGAAGATATCTATATTTCCGCTTCCCAGATTCGAAAATTTGATTTAAGAACTGGGGATCTTGTTTCCGGAAAAGCAAGACCACCAAAAGAAAATGAACGATATTTTGGTTTGTTACATATCGAAGCTGTAAATGGACAAGATCCAGAAATAGCGGCGGAGAGGTTACATTTCCCAGCACTAACACCAATTTTTCCTCAAGAAAAATTGGTACTCGAAACCTCACCCGATAACCTTTCGACACGAATTATTGATTTAATCGCTCCAATCGGCTTAGGACAACGAGGCTTGATTGTAGCACCCCCAAAAGCTGGTAAAACCCTTCTCTTAAAAGAAATTGCTAATGCTATTAGTACGAACTTCCCGGAAATTCATTTAATGATTCTGTTAATTGATGAACGGCCAGAAGAAGTGACCGATATGCAACGGTCGGTAAAAGGTGAAGTGATTAGTTCTACATTTGATGAACTGCCAGAAAATCATGTGAAAGTGGCGGAATTAGTATTAGAGCGAGCACAAAGACTGGTTGAAGCCAAAAAAGATGTGGTTATTTTATTGGATAGTATCACCCGCTTAGCCAGAGCATACAACCTTGTGATTCCGCCAAGTGGAAGAACGCTTTCTGGTGGTATTGATCCTGCAGCCTTTCATCGTCCTAAGCGTTTCTTTGGAGCGGCAAGGAACATCGAAGAAGGGGGTAGTCTGACGATTTTAGCAACTGCATTAATTGAGACTGGTTCGCGTATGGATGATGTCATTTACGAGGAATTTAAAGGTACAGGAAATATGGAATTGCACCTTGACCGCAAATTAGCAGAACGGAGAATCTTCCCAGCCATCGATATCAAACGTTCTGGTACAAGAAGAGAGGAATTGCTTCTCACGAAGGAAGAATTAGATAAACTATGGCTGATTCGCAAAACAATGAGTGATAATCCTGATTTTATCGAGATCTTCTTAAAAAAATTAAAGAATACAAAAAATAATGCAGAACTTATTTCAATTATTGATCCCCAGAAAGGGCTTAAAAATTAA
- the glpX gene encoding class II fructose-bisphosphatase, with protein sequence MERSLTLELVRVTEAAAQAAARWLGKGLKNEVDEAGTSAMRRVFDTVPMRGTVVIGEGEMDEAPMLYIGEQLGTGYGPEVDVAVDPIEGTNIVAKGLWNALAVVAIADKGNLLHAPDMYMKKIAVGPKVAGKIDINYSVRKNLEIVAKELNKDIREVTAIVLDRERHQEIIQEIREAGARIKLISDGDVAAAINTAFEDTGVDILFGIGGAPEGVLAAVALKCLGGEIQGILLPQNEEEAERCRKMGIEPGRVLKMDDLVKGDDAIFAATGVTDGELLKGVRFHGSVVTTESIVMRAKTGTVRIIKGTHRLEKKPDFLAENQ encoded by the coding sequence ATGGAAAGAAGTTTAACATTAGAACTGGTTCGAGTAACTGAGGCTGCCGCTCAAGCGGCTGCAAGATGGTTAGGAAAAGGTTTGAAGAATGAAGTTGACGAAGCAGGAACAAGTGCTATGCGTAGAGTTTTTGATACTGTACCGATGAGGGGAACCGTCGTTATTGGCGAAGGTGAAATGGACGAAGCACCAATGCTTTATATTGGCGAGCAACTAGGAACAGGATATGGTCCGGAAGTAGATGTAGCTGTAGACCCGATTGAAGGTACAAATATTGTAGCAAAAGGATTATGGAATGCTCTTGCTGTTGTAGCAATTGCAGATAAAGGCAACTTGTTGCATGCTCCAGATATGTACATGAAAAAGATTGCTGTAGGTCCAAAAGTAGCTGGCAAAATTGATATTAATTATAGTGTTCGTAAGAACTTAGAGATTGTCGCAAAGGAACTAAATAAGGACATCAGAGAAGTTACAGCGATCGTCTTAGATCGGGAACGACATCAAGAAATTATTCAGGAAATACGAGAAGCTGGGGCACGGATTAAGCTAATCAGTGATGGTGATGTGGCAGCAGCGATCAATACCGCTTTTGAGGACACTGGTGTAGATATTTTATTCGGTATTGGTGGGGCACCAGAAGGTGTTTTAGCTGCTGTCGCATTAAAATGTTTAGGTGGAGAGATTCAAGGAATCCTGCTTCCGCAAAATGAAGAAGAAGCAGAACGTTGTCGCAAAATGGGAATCGAGCCAGGTCGCGTCTTAAAAATGGATGATTTAGTAAAAGGGGATGATGCGATTTTCGCAGCTACAGGAGTAACCGATGGAGAATTACTAAAAGGTGTAAGATTTCATGGTTCGGTAGTAACGACCGAATCGATTGTTATGCGGGCGAAAACTGGAACGGTACGAATTATTAAAGGAACCCACCGTTTAGAAAAGAAACCAGACTTTCTTGCAGAAAATCAATAG